The genomic interval GGCCGAGGCAGCCGGGGCGCCCCGGTGACGCCTCTGGAGCACCCCGGAACGTTCCTATGTGCTCCAGGGTCCTCACCGGGGTTCACCCCTCGTCGAGATCCACCTCGAAGCGCTCCGCCAGCGACGCCCGCTGCGCCCGCACGAACGCCGCGTCCACCACCGCCCCGTGCCCCGGCACGTACAGCGCGCCCTCGCCGCCCAGCGCCAGCAGCCTCTCCAGCGCGGCCGGCCAGCGCGAGGTGATCGCGTCCCGGCCCGCCTGCGGCTCGCCCGACTCCTCGACCAGATCACCGCAGAACACCACCGGAGGCTCACCGCCCGTGCCCGGCACCAGCGCCGCGAGGTCATGGCCGCTGTGCCCGGGGCCCACGTTCGCCAGCAGCACCTGACGGCCGCCGCCCAGGTCCAGCGTCCAGTCGCCGCACACCTCGTGGTGCGGGACCACCAGCGTGTCCACCGACCGGGCCGCCTCGCCCTCCGGCACCCCGTGGCGCACCGCCGAGGCGCCCAGGCTCTCCGCCCCGCCGCGCAGCAGCGCAGCGACGCCCACCGCCCCGTACACCTGGGCCCCGGCGAACGCCGCGGTGCCCAGCACATGGTCGAAGTGCGGATGGCTCAGTGCGATATGTGTCACCCTCCGCCCGAGCAGCGCCTCGGCCTGCCGCCGCAGCTCGACGCCCTCGCGCAGCGTGGCGCCGGTGTCGTACAGCAACACGCCGGTCTCCCCGGCGACCAGCGCGGCGGTGGCATCCCAGCCAGGGAGGCGCCGTCTGCCGATACCGTTGCCCAACCGCTCCCAACCGAAGTCTTCCCAAGCGACGTCCATACCACGACGCTAGCGGCAACGACCTGCGCGGTCTCGTGGGGGTATGGCCGGTCGCCCTTGCCCCCGCCCCACCTCACCCCCGTACACTGACCGCGGGGATTGCTGGCACTCGAACGCACCGAGTGCCAGTCAGACACCGAGAGACACAGCTGGAGGTGTGCGCGATGCTCAGCGAACGCAGACTCGAAGTGCTGCGCGCCATCGTCCAGGACTATGTCGGCACCGAGGAGCCCGTCGGCTCCAAGGCGCTGACCGAGCGGCACCGGCTGGGGGTCTCCCCGGCCACCGTCCGCAACGACATGGCGGTGCTGGAGGACGAGGGCTTCATCGCCCAGCCGCACACGAGCGCGGGACGCATCCCGACCGACAAGGGGTACCGCCTCTTCGTCGACAAGCTCGCGGGCGTCAAGCCGCTCTCCTCGCCCGAGCGCCGGGCCATCCAGAACTTCCTCGACGGCGCGGTCGACCTCGACGACGTGGTCGGCCGGACGGTGCGGCTGCTCGCGCAGCTCACCCGGCAGGTCGCCGTCGTGCAGTACCCCTCGCTGACCCGCTCGACGGTGCGGCACGTGGAACTGCTGGCGCTCGCCCCCGCCCGGCTCATGCTCGTCCTGATCACGGACACCGGCCGGGTCGAACAGCGTATGATCGACTGCCCTGCGCCGTTCGGCGAGGCATCGCTCGCGGATCTGCGGGCCCGGCTCAACAGCCGGGTCGTCGGACGCCGCTTCGCGGATGTCCCGCAGCTGGTGCAGGAGCTGCCGGAATCCTTCGACAGCGAGGACCGGGGAACGGTTTCCACGGTCCTTTCCACCCTCCTCGAAACACTGGTCGAGGAGACGGAGGAGCGGCTGATGATCGGCGGCACCTCCAACCTCACCCGCTTCGGACACGACTTCCCGGTGATGATCCGGCCGGTGCTGGAAGCACTGGAGGAACAGGTCGTCCTGCTGAAGCTGCTCGGTGAGGCCACGGACTCCGGCATGACCGTACGGATCGGGCACGAGAACGCCCACGAGGGGCTCAACTCCACGTCCGTCGTCGCGGTCGGCTACGGTTCGGGCGACGAGGCAGTCGCCAAACTCGGCGTGGTCGGACCGACCCGCATGGACTACCCCGGAACGATGGGAGCGGTACGCGCAGTGGCACGTTACGTCGGACAGATCCTGGCGGAGTCGTAAGTGGCCACGGACTACTACGCCGTACTCGGCGTGCGCCGCGACGCATCTCAGGACGAGATCAAGAAGGCATTCCGTCGGCTCGCCCGCGAGCTGCACCCGGATGTCAACCCGGACCCGAAGACCCAGGAGCGGTTCAAGGAGATCAACGCCGCTTACGAGGTGCTCTCGGACCCGCAGAAGAAGCAGGTCTACGACCTCGGCGGCGACCCCCTCTCCGCCAGTGGCGGCGGCGGTGGCGCGGGCGGTTTCGGAGCCGGCGGCTTCGGCAACTTCTCCGACATCATGGACGCGTTCTTCGGCAACGCCGCACAGCGCGGGCCCCGTTCGCGGACCCGGCGGGGCCAGGACGCCATGATCCGGCTGGAGATCGACCTCAACGAGGCGGCCTTCGGCACCACCAAGGACATCCAGGTCGACACGGCCGTCGTCTGCAACACCTGCAGCGGCGAGGGCGCGGCCCCCGGCACGTCCGCCCAGACCTGTGACATGTGTCGCGGCCGCGGCGAGGTCTCGCAGGTCACCCGGTCCTTCCTGGGCCAGGTCATGACCTCGCGGCCCTGCCCGCAGTGCCAGGGTTTCGGCACGGTCGTGCCCACCCCGTGCCCGGAGTGCGCCGGCGACGGCCGCATCCGCTCGCGGCGCACCCTGACCGTGAAGATCCCCGCGGGCGTCGACAACGGCACCCGTATCCAGCTGGCCGGCGAGGGCGAGGTCGGCCCCGGCGGCGGCCCGCCCGGCGATCTGTACGTGGAGATCCACGAGCTGCCGCACGCCGTGTTCCAGCGGCGCGGCGACGATCTGCACTGCACGGTCACCGTCCCCATGACGGCCGCGGCCCTCGGCACCAAGTGTCCGCTGGAGACCCTGGACGGCCTGGAGGACATCGACATCAGGCCCGGCACCCAGTCCGGCCAGTCCGTGCCCCTGCACGGGCGCGGCATCACGCACCTGCGCGGCGGCGGCCGGGGCGACCTGATCGTGCACGTCGAGGTGATGACCCCGTCCAAGCTCGACGCGGAACAGGAGCGGCTGCTGCGGGAGCTGTCCAAGCTGCGCGGCGAGGAGCGGCCCCTCGGCCAGTTTCAGCCAGGTCAGCAAGGGCTCTTCTCCCGGCTGAAGGACGCGTTCAACGGCCGCTGAACCGCTTTCCGCCTTTCACCGCACCGCCCGCCGGTTCCGAACCGGCGGGCGGTGCGGCGTGTAGCGGTGGAACCGGTCACAGCGTCGGCTGGCTGATTCGGCCCTGTTGCACACGACGTGGCACGATGCGGTCATGTCCTCCGAGTTGACCGATCTCTGCCGGTATCCGATCGTGCAGGCCCCTATGGCGGGCGGCGCGTCCGGACCGCAGCTCGCCGGGGCCGTCGCCGAAGCCGGCGGGCTCGGATTCCTGGCCGCCGGGTACAAAACGGCGGACGGGATGTACAACGAGATCAAACAGCTGCGCCGGCTCACGGGCGGGCCGTTCGGCGTCAACCTCTTCATGCCGCAGCCCGCGCTCGCCGACCCCAGCGCCGTCGAGGTCTACCGCCACCAGCTCGCCGGTGAGGCCGCCTGGTACGAGACCCCGCTCGGCGACCCGGACAGCAGCGGCGACGACGGCTACGAGGCGAAGGTCGCCATCCTGCTGGAGGACCCCGTTCCGGTGGTCTCCTTCACCTTCGGCTGCCCCACCCGCGACACCCTGGACGCCTTCGCCAGGGCCGGGACGCACACCGTCGTCACGGTCACCTCCGCCGAGGAGGCCCAGAGCGCCCAGTGGGCGGGCGCCGACACCATCTGCGTCCAGGGCGTCGAGGCGGGCGGTCACCAGTCCACCCACCGCGACGACCCCCAGCTCGACCAGACCGGCACCGGGCTGCTCTCCCTCATCACCCAGGTCCGCGAGACCGTGCAGATCCCGATCGTCGCCACCGGCGGCCTGATGCGCGGCGCGCAGATCGCCGCCGTCCTCGCGGCGGGCGCGGACGCCGCCCAGCTCGGCACCGCCTTCCTGGCCTGCCCCGAATCCGGGGCGCACCTGCTGCACAAGCAGGCCCTGACCAACCCGCTGTTCGTCCGCACCGAGCTGACCCGCGCCTTCTCCGGCCGGCCCGCCCGCGGCCTGGTCAACCGCTTCGTCCGCGAACACGGCCCCTACGCCCCCGCCGCCTACCCCCAGGTCCACTACGTCACCAGCGGGCTGCGCCTGGCCGCCGCCAAGGCCGGGGACGCCCAGGGCATGGCCCTGTGGGCCGGACAGGGCCACCGGATGACCCGGGAACTGCCCGCGGGCGAGCTGATCGAGCTGCTCGCCGCCGAACTGGAGGCCGCCCGGTCGGCCCTGAGCATGAGGAGCCCCCGGTGACCGCACCGGTCTTCGTCGTCGAACGGATGCCCACCGGGCCGGAGTTCGTCCTGGAGGGACCCGAGGGACGGCACGCCGTCTCCGTGAAGCGGCTCCAGCCCGGCGAGGACGTCGTCCTCACCGACGGGCTCGGCCACTGGGCGGAGGGCGTCGTGCGCGCCGCCGAGGGCAAGGACCGGCTCACGGTCACCGGCCTCGACACCCTCCACGAGGAGCCCGCACCCGCCCCGCGCATCACCGTCGTCCAGGCGCTCCCCAAGGGCGACCGGGGCGAGCTGGCGGTCGAGACGATGACCGAGACCGGCGTCGACGCGATCGTGCCCTGGCAGGCGGCCCGCTGCATCACCCAGTGGAAGGGCGACCGGGGAGCCAAGGCCCTGACGAAGTGGCGCAGCACGGCACGGGAAGCGGGCAAGCAGTCCCGCCGGGTGCGCTTCCCCGAGGTGGCCGACGCCATGACGACCAAGCAGGTCGCCGCCCAGCTCGCCGCCGCCGACTTCGCCGGGGTCCTCCACGAGGACCGCGACCACGACAGCACCCCCCTCGCCACCGCCGAACTCCCCGCGGCCGGCAGCATCGTGCTCGTCGTCGGACCGGAAGGCGGCGTCTCCCCGCAGGAGCTGACCGCCTTCGCCGAGGCGGGCGCCCGCCCCTACCGGCTCGGCCGCAGCGTGCTGCGCACCTCCACCGCCGGGACCGCCGCGACCGCGCTGCTCCTGGGGCGTACGGGGCGCTGGGGCTGAAACAGGGCCCGGGGGCCGGGGATAGCATGCCCCTGTACTGATCACCCGATCACCTGTACCGACTCACCAGCGAACGAGGAGGCCCGGCGCCATGGCGGGAGAGCCGCAGTCCGACTGCCTGTTCTGCAAGATCGTCTCGGGAGACATCCCGGCGACCATCGTCCGCGAGAGCGAGACCACCGTCGCCTTCCGCGACATCAACCCGCAGGCCCCGACCCACGTCCTGGTCATCCCGAAGGCCCACTACCCCGACGCCGCCTCCCTCGCCGCCGCCGAACCGCTCATCGCCGCGGACGTCCTGCGCGAGGCCGGGGAGGTCGCCGCCGAGGAGAAGGTCGACGGCAGCGGCTACCGGATCATCCTCAACACGGGCTCCGGCGCCGGCCAGACCGTCTTCCACGCCCACGCGCACGTCCTGGGCGGCCGCGGCCTCCAGTGGCCCCCCGGATAGCGGAGTCACCGACCATGTCCGTACGCGAGCTGGTGGTGCTCGGCACCGCCAGCCAGGTCCCGACCCGGCACCGCAACCACAACGGCTATCTGCTGCGCTGGGACGGCGAGGGCATCCTCTTCGACCCCGGCGAGGGAACCCAGCGCCAGATGCTGCGGGCCGGGGTCGCCGCGCACGACATCGACCGGATCTGCGTCACCCACTTCCACGGCGACCACTCCCTCGGGCTCGCCGGGGTGATCCAGCGGATCAACCTCGACCAGGTGCCGCACCCGGTGACCGCGCACTACCCGGCGAGCGGGCAGCACTTCTTCGACCGGCTGCGGTACGCCACCGCCTACCGCGAGACCGTCGAGCTGAACCAGGCCCCGGTCGCCGGGGCCGGCGGGGTCCTCGCCACCACCCCCGCGTACACCCTGGACAGCGCGAGGCTCTCGCACCCCGTCGAGTCGTACGGTTACCGCCTCACCGAGCCCGACACCCGGCGCATGCTGCCCGCCCTGCTGAAGGAACACTCCATCGCCGGACCGGACGTGGGCCGCCTCCAGCGCGACGGCGTCCTCGGCGGCGTCACGCTGGAGCAGGTCTCCGAGGAACGGCGCGGACAGCGGTTCGCGTTCGTCATGGACACCCGGCTCTGCGACGGGGTGTACGCGCTCGCCGAGGGCTGCGACCTGCTCGTCATCGAGT from Streptomyces sp. CA-278952 carries:
- the hrcA gene encoding heat-inducible transcriptional repressor HrcA is translated as MLSERRLEVLRAIVQDYVGTEEPVGSKALTERHRLGVSPATVRNDMAVLEDEGFIAQPHTSAGRIPTDKGYRLFVDKLAGVKPLSSPERRAIQNFLDGAVDLDDVVGRTVRLLAQLTRQVAVVQYPSLTRSTVRHVELLALAPARLMLVLITDTGRVEQRMIDCPAPFGEASLADLRARLNSRVVGRRFADVPQLVQELPESFDSEDRGTVSTVLSTLLETLVEETEERLMIGGTSNLTRFGHDFPVMIRPVLEALEEQVVLLKLLGEATDSGMTVRIGHENAHEGLNSTSVVAVGYGSGDEAVAKLGVVGPTRMDYPGTMGAVRAVARYVGQILAES
- a CDS encoding MBL fold metallo-hydrolase, which translates into the protein MDVAWEDFGWERLGNGIGRRRLPGWDATAALVAGETGVLLYDTGATLREGVELRRQAEALLGRRVTHIALSHPHFDHVLGTAAFAGAQVYGAVGVAALLRGGAESLGASAVRHGVPEGEAARSVDTLVVPHHEVCGDWTLDLGGGRQVLLANVGPGHSGHDLAALVPGTGGEPPVVFCGDLVEESGEPQAGRDAITSRWPAALERLLALGGEGALYVPGHGAVVDAAFVRAQRASLAERFEVDLDEG
- a CDS encoding ribonuclease Z yields the protein MSVRELVVLGTASQVPTRHRNHNGYLLRWDGEGILFDPGEGTQRQMLRAGVAAHDIDRICVTHFHGDHSLGLAGVIQRINLDQVPHPVTAHYPASGQHFFDRLRYATAYRETVELNQAPVAGAGGVLATTPAYTLDSARLSHPVESYGYRLTEPDTRRMLPALLKEHSIAGPDVGRLQRDGVLGGVTLEQVSEERRGQRFAFVMDTRLCDGVYALAEGCDLLVIESTFLHEDEKLAVDHGHLTAGQAARVAKESGVRHLVLTHFSQRYGDPRLFETQARAAGFDGELTVAQDLTRVPVPTRHHP
- a CDS encoding histidine triad nucleotide-binding protein, whose amino-acid sequence is MAGEPQSDCLFCKIVSGDIPATIVRESETTVAFRDINPQAPTHVLVIPKAHYPDAASLAAAEPLIAADVLREAGEVAAEEKVDGSGYRIILNTGSGAGQTVFHAHAHVLGGRGLQWPPG
- a CDS encoding 16S rRNA (uracil(1498)-N(3))-methyltransferase, producing MTAPVFVVERMPTGPEFVLEGPEGRHAVSVKRLQPGEDVVLTDGLGHWAEGVVRAAEGKDRLTVTGLDTLHEEPAPAPRITVVQALPKGDRGELAVETMTETGVDAIVPWQAARCITQWKGDRGAKALTKWRSTAREAGKQSRRVRFPEVADAMTTKQVAAQLAAADFAGVLHEDRDHDSTPLATAELPAAGSIVLVVGPEGGVSPQELTAFAEAGARPYRLGRSVLRTSTAGTAATALLLGRTGRWG
- a CDS encoding nitronate monooxygenase, whose product is MSSELTDLCRYPIVQAPMAGGASGPQLAGAVAEAGGLGFLAAGYKTADGMYNEIKQLRRLTGGPFGVNLFMPQPALADPSAVEVYRHQLAGEAAWYETPLGDPDSSGDDGYEAKVAILLEDPVPVVSFTFGCPTRDTLDAFARAGTHTVVTVTSAEEAQSAQWAGADTICVQGVEAGGHQSTHRDDPQLDQTGTGLLSLITQVRETVQIPIVATGGLMRGAQIAAVLAAGADAAQLGTAFLACPESGAHLLHKQALTNPLFVRTELTRAFSGRPARGLVNRFVREHGPYAPAAYPQVHYVTSGLRLAAAKAGDAQGMALWAGQGHRMTRELPAGELIELLAAELEAARSALSMRSPR
- the dnaJ gene encoding molecular chaperone DnaJ, giving the protein MATDYYAVLGVRRDASQDEIKKAFRRLARELHPDVNPDPKTQERFKEINAAYEVLSDPQKKQVYDLGGDPLSASGGGGGAGGFGAGGFGNFSDIMDAFFGNAAQRGPRSRTRRGQDAMIRLEIDLNEAAFGTTKDIQVDTAVVCNTCSGEGAAPGTSAQTCDMCRGRGEVSQVTRSFLGQVMTSRPCPQCQGFGTVVPTPCPECAGDGRIRSRRTLTVKIPAGVDNGTRIQLAGEGEVGPGGGPPGDLYVEIHELPHAVFQRRGDDLHCTVTVPMTAAALGTKCPLETLDGLEDIDIRPGTQSGQSVPLHGRGITHLRGGGRGDLIVHVEVMTPSKLDAEQERLLRELSKLRGEERPLGQFQPGQQGLFSRLKDAFNGR